From a single Silene latifolia isolate original U9 population chromosome 6, ASM4854445v1, whole genome shotgun sequence genomic region:
- the LOC141587751 gene encoding putative disease resistance protein At4g10780 has translation MVSNTVDNQSLMEGRLGDGVVSHGSEEGRRRKRIEEEEEVVKRRLDLERKRFEESFYMGNIFQTQLSCGDAVITRCLDCIGGKWEYVCELEHNLKRLETSAHELRSLENDMITSINIEERQGKRCLDQVQLWLSRVDLKIDRIKGLLENRQQEENEARIASCCSTNYVSSYKFGKKVVRRLKEVNDLIKQGKEFMVVATIALPKALVEIPCEPTLGLELKLDSIYSYLLDEDVGIVGLFGESGVGKTALLMQINNKICNETSFDLVSWVAVSKQLELENIQNHIGKKIGFFGDVWMSKSLSEKAVDILNVLKTKKFVLLLDDICESINLTEIGVPLRNSNMSKVVFTTNLEKICSQMRAQKIVKVEPLGLKDSWRLFSDITGEDT, from the exons ATGGTTTCGAATACTGTTGACAACCAAAGCCTGATGGAAGGTCGACTTGGAGATGGCGTCGTTAGTCATGGCAGTGAAgagggaagaagaagaaaaagaatagaggaagaagaagaagtcgtGAAACGACGGCTAGATTTGGAGCGGAAGCGATTTGAAGAATC CTTTTATATGGGCAATATCTTCCAAACACAACTTTCATGCGGCGATGCCGTAATTACTCGCTGCCTGGATTGCATTGGTGGAAAATGGGAGTATGTGTGCGAACTAGAACATAATCTTAAACGCTTGGAGACGTCAGCTCATGAATTGAGAAGTTTAGAGAACGACATGATAACAAGCATTAACATTGAAGAGAGACAAGGAAAAAGGTGTTTGGATCAAGTACAGCTGTGGCTTTCAAGGGTGGACCTTAAGATAGACAGAATTAAAGGGCTCTTGGAAAATCGTCAACAAGAAGAAAATGAAGCTCGCATTGCGAGTTGTTGTTCGACAAATTATGTTTCCAGTTACAAGTTCGGGAAAAAGGtggtaagaagattgaaggaagTAAATGATTTAATAAAACAAGGGAAAGAGTTCATGGTAGTAGCTACTATAGCACTTCCAAAAGCTTTGGTTGAGATCCCTTGTGAACCGACCCTGGGTTTGGAACTGAAATTAGACAGCATTTATAGCTACCTGTTGGATGAGGATGTTGGTATTGTGGGCTTATTTGGCGAGAGTGGAGTTGGTAAAACTGCTCTCTTGATGCAGATCAACAACAAGATATGCAATGAAACCAGTTTTGATTTAGTGAGTTGGGTCGCCGTATCAAAGCAATTGGAACTTGAAAACATCCAGAATCATATTGGAAAAAAGATCGGGTTTTTTGGGGACGTCTGGATGAGCAAAAGCCTTTCTGAGAAAGCAGTAGACATTTTGAATGTGCTAAAGACGAAGAAGTTTGTGCTTTTATTAGATGATATTTGTGAGTCAATTAACCTCACGGAAATAGGGGTTCCTCTGAGAAACTCAAACATGTCTAAGGTAGTATTTACGACAAACTTGGAGAAAATATGTAGCCAAATGCGTGCTCAAAAAATTGTTAAAGTTGAACCTCTAGGGCTTAAGGATTCTTGGAGACTATTCTCTGATATAACTGGCGAAGACACCTAG